In Streptomyces sp. NBC_00569, a single genomic region encodes these proteins:
- a CDS encoding Fpg/Nei family DNA glycosylase yields the protein MPEGHTIHRLAQDHLERFAGRPVSVRSPQGKFSDSSALLDGLVLDGVDAHGKHLFLGFAETGWIHIHLGLFGKYALGTTPAPPPTDTVRLRLLSDTHYSDLRGPTTCALITGAEKQAIHDRLGPDPLRNGDDPDRAWRRISRSRTTVAALLMDQKIIGGVGNVYRAEVLFRHGIDPYTPGKDLTSDEWTAIWTDLVALMREGVRHNRIDTVRPEHTPEAMGRPPRVDDHGGEVYVYRRATMPCHLCGTEIRTASLAARNLFWCPRCQPPR from the coding sequence GTGCCAGAGGGCCACACCATCCACCGCCTGGCCCAGGACCACCTGGAGCGCTTCGCCGGCCGGCCGGTGAGCGTCCGCAGCCCGCAGGGCAAGTTCTCCGACAGCTCCGCCCTCCTGGACGGCCTGGTCCTCGACGGGGTGGACGCCCACGGCAAGCACCTCTTCCTGGGCTTCGCGGAAACCGGCTGGATCCACATCCACCTGGGCCTCTTCGGCAAGTACGCCCTTGGAACGACTCCCGCCCCGCCGCCCACGGACACGGTCCGCCTGCGGCTGCTGAGCGACACGCACTACTCCGACCTGCGCGGCCCCACGACCTGCGCCCTGATCACGGGCGCCGAGAAGCAGGCGATACACGACCGTCTCGGCCCCGACCCGCTCAGGAACGGCGACGACCCGGACCGCGCCTGGCGCCGTATCTCCCGCAGCCGCACCACCGTCGCCGCGCTGCTCATGGACCAGAAGATCATCGGGGGCGTCGGCAACGTCTACCGCGCCGAGGTCCTCTTCCGGCACGGCATCGACCCGTACACCCCGGGCAAGGACCTCACGTCCGACGAGTGGACGGCGATCTGGACGGACCTGGTGGCGCTGATGCGCGAGGGCGTCCGGCACAACCGCATCGACACCGTCCGCCCGGAGCACACCCCCGAGGCGATGGGCCGCCCGCCGCGCGTCGACGACCACGGCGGCGAGGTGTACGTCTACCGGCGGGCCACGATGCCCTGCCATCTGTGCGGCACGGAGATCCGCACGGCGTCCCTCGCGGCCCGCAACCTCTTCTGGTGCCCGAGGTGCCAGCCGCCCCGCTGA
- a CDS encoding ribose-5-phosphate isomerase, producing the protein MRVYLGSDHAGYELKNHLVEWLKAHGHEPVDCGPHIYDAQDDYPPFCLRAAERTAADPDALGIVIGGSGNGEQIAANKVKGVRAALAWSEQTAALGREHNDANVVSIGGRMHTQEEATKFVEIFLSTPYSGEERHTRRIEMLSRYEETGDLPPIPAHHPQD; encoded by the coding sequence ATGCGCGTGTACCTCGGCTCGGATCATGCCGGCTACGAACTCAAGAACCACCTCGTCGAATGGCTCAAGGCCCACGGCCACGAGCCCGTCGACTGCGGGCCCCACATCTATGACGCCCAGGACGACTACCCTCCGTTCTGCCTCCGCGCCGCGGAGCGCACGGCGGCGGACCCGGACGCCCTCGGCATCGTGATCGGCGGCTCCGGCAACGGCGAGCAGATCGCCGCGAACAAGGTGAAGGGCGTCCGTGCGGCCCTCGCCTGGAGCGAGCAGACCGCCGCGCTGGGCCGTGAGCACAACGACGCGAACGTGGTCTCCATCGGCGGCCGCATGCACACGCAGGAAGAGGCGACGAAGTTCGTCGAGATCTTCCTCTCCACCCCGTACTCGGGCGAGGAGCGTCACACGCGCCGCATCGAGATGCTGTCGCGCTACGAGGAGACGGGCGACCTCCCCCCGATCCCGGCCCACCACCCGCAGGACTGA